Genomic segment of Panicum virgatum strain AP13 chromosome 2K, P.virgatum_v5, whole genome shotgun sequence:
AATACCCTCCCTTGCCAAATAACTTGCCTGTACTTAGCGAGAGCTAATTTTTCAGTTCTGCCACCTCCAAAGTCACAGGATGAATGTGCAGCCATATCCTGAAAAGTACAGCTCAGTTTGAGATATTGCAGAGCATAAATGTTTTGAAGTGCTAAAAAAGTACACAAACACCATGAATACTGCAGAAATTTTTCTTCTACTTGCCTTATCAAAACGGAGATGCAAAACTGCATATTTTCCATCTTGATTTGTTCTTTGTTCTACAACTTGATGGATAGATTCATCAGAATGCCCCTGGACAGGAGACCTCAAGCGCTTCACAAGAGTCTCCCCCAGCGAGATAATGTTAGGCCGAAAAACCAGGGCTTGGAAGTTAACTTTGCAACGTAAACGTTGAAGATCCGCAGGCAAATCATCAAAGGCAAGGCGGTGAGAAAAGGGGGCAATAGCAGCAATACCATAGCTGCAGTGACAGCAGATGGATGAGATTACTGTTGAAGAATTAGATTCATAAGTAACCAACTCATTAATTCAAACAATGAATAGACATCATGTTAATACAAGCAGAGTTAACTGCATAGCACCTGACCTGGGAAAAATATGTGCCACTTTCTTAGTAATCCTATGCAACATGTCAAGTGGCTATCAATACGAAAGTCATTGCAAACTACTGTCACTTAAGGAAATAACTTCAGAAGTCTACAAAGATGTCTACGTGATACAAGCAGTTCCATGTGTAAACACACGCATAGCAAATAGAGACAATTGAAATTCAGTTTTTCTCAAACCTTTGCAGGATAGGACTGACATTCTCTAGATACCAATTTGCTGAGGCATGAAGAGGAGCAGTTTTTATTCTCGTAGCACGGATGCCAGTGCCATAATACTCTCTTGTGCTCCAAGAAAATTCTTTTGGAAGCACTCTGATGATGGAAACATCATCTTTTAGGGAGTTGATAAAGTGATCGACATCAAAAATTTCTTCGAATGAGCTGCAACCAAAGAAAATGCCAGTACATAAATTACTTCCTGTTCAACAGAAGGCATATATAGTAGTCTCAAACTTCAGAGGCACCTTGAGTCCTTCCAAACAGGGTTTACTTCAAGATGTGGGATCACAAGAGTAGCATTAAGAATCTTTGCAACTGCAACTGCATCACATATCTACAAATCAAAAAGATAGAGCTGGATAATCTAAAGACTCGATTAAGCAATGTGTCTAAAGTTCAATATGGTACTATCAGAAGTTAAAGAGCATTACCCCCATTCTTTGCTGGTTAAGTCCACCATCAAGGAATACCTGTATGTATCCACTTGGCTCCAGAGGTAATGCTATCATTTCGATACAAGCGTGTAAGAGCCTGATTTCTATCACAGGAAGAAGTATGTCGATTCTTAATTATCACAAGATATCAGTAAGTTACCATGAGAAATTGATGACTTTAAGCATGGTTTCCACCCCTGGTATGGCAAGGGTGACCAGAGCTCTCTCTTCTGCTCAGCTGGCTGtaccaaaaaatgaaaaaagaaagGTGAAAACATCCTCCAAAGTTCAACATAACCAGTCTAGTTTTCATCTGAGGTATATGTACTCACAATTGCCCATCGCAACGCCTCATTTAAAAGAGAAGGATGCATTGGCTTAGGTGCATTCCACTcctgaaaaaaaatgaagaaatgaaacaacacGTGTAAActtcataaaaatataagatCATAGGATATGTCACCAGAAATAAACTTCTACTGCAACCTGAGTGCAGAGATAGAGTGCAAATCCTACAAATCAGTAATCAATTCAGTACACGCTTCATACCATGACTAAAAACAGATCCAAGAGTATAAATGACCATGTGGAGATGTAATAAAGACATGGTATTTCCAAAGAAGCCAGCTTCACTTCAACTATATTCTAGGCCAAATAAATTTCATACCGGCTTCGAAATTGCATGTCATAACTAAACATTCTACAAACAATGGCAACTTCCGTCATTTTGACACGCCATTTCTATTTCACATATACTATTCCCCCATAGTGACATCAATCCGCCTAACATGATCCAACCTTCGCACATTCCAAACGGCAAGGACTCACAGATTAGCAATCAAAACCGTAGGAAGCAACTCGGCATTCAACAAGCTGTCAGTATGGTTCAACCTGACCCAATCGAGCGGCGCGAGGATGGGATTGGGAGGAAATGAGGACTCACCGAGAAGAGGGAAGGGAAGGCGTGGCCCAGCGGAGTGAGCATCCCCGGGAATAAGGCTGGCAGGAACACCACGAACGCGGCGGCAAAGACCGCCGGGCCCCTCGCCGGAGACGGCGAAGGTGACGCCCTCCGCATCTCCTTTTTGAGCAGTTGAAAAAAgttattgggggggggggggggggtggcggcgccgctgcACTGCTGCAGATGCGGCGCGAGTGCAGGGCCGCGGAAGGCCGCGCGTCCCACGCGGAGCCCCTGACGCGGCGGCCTGCGCCCGCGCCCCCCGAAACGACGCTAGGGGCCGCGCGCGTACCCCCTGGGGCGGCGCGCCGTGCAGGGTGCAGATCGGGCGGCGACCCGGCGAGAGAGGGAGCTAGGTCGTGGTCGGCGCCGGAGAGGACAGGGTTAGAGATGAGATGTGGCCAGGCTCGTCGTGCGGGCGTCGCAGAGCGTCGGTGTGCTGCGAGGACCGCGCGGGGCTCGTTCAGGACATCGCCGGCGCGCTCACGGCACTCGCCGCCTCCGCACGCGCCACACCGAGATCTCTTTTAACGGCGGTATGATAAGTTTTCCGTCGAATTCAATTTTCAATGGCACTGAAGGGTGGTCTAAATTTTGATGATAATCACAGGACAAGTTTAATTTTCAGTAACATTAAgagaattttctttttttttaaggaaaCGCAGGCTCCAATCTTCCTTCTGGAAGAGATCTCAAATCCGATTTGACGAGAGCGCGCCAGCCGCCGAAGCAACAAACGATTTCCGACAGGGCTTAACTTTCCATTTTTGATTTCCGTGCtattctctttccttttttgcTTCGGCAGCCGCCAAGCACCTAAGGGCAACAGTGTAGACAGCTGCTGTCTGTCTATTTGATACAAACAGACAGCTTAAACAGACAGCTTGTACAATGAGCTGTTTGTTTAGCTGTCTGCAAAGTGTTTAATTCATCATTTAACACACAAATCATGGTAATCTAGTGCATACATGATCTTTGTAGTCATTTTGTTGCATACATGAGAGAATCCACAATACATTTAAATAATTCACATGACTCGTAAAATAAGCatgtataatatatatatatatatatatatatatatatatatatatatatattcatatgaAAAAGGTTCTTAGGAATTCATGGCATCATATAATAACAAAGTCACTATTTGATTACACATGTTGCTCTAATTGTTCCTTTGCCAATAACGATGCCATATGTGCTCAACTAAATCATTCTTGAGTTGCATCAACCTGGGCACATTTCACTTCCAGGGCACATTTCAGTCACTTGAAATATTTAGCCTCCAACCTAGGACATTTCAGACAACCAAAATGACACAGTTCAGTCACTTGACGATTCAAAGTGAGGCAGATTTGACTTCCATCCTGGGCACATTTCACTTCCATCCTGGGCACATTTCACTTCCAGGGCATCAACTTCTTCAGGCAGATTTGACTTCCTACAATATGACAGTTCAAAGTGAGGCAACTGAAAAAAAACACTAGTAATTTGGAAGCTCATAATCAGTGTCAAGTGGGACAACTGAAGCTGCTGCTCAGTGTCAACATCCTAGTCCTTATTTTACTTGTGTTTTCTTCGATATCCCAGAACAAGTCCCACCTGGCCAAATAGGTTCGATGGCATATACAAGTAAAAAGATTAATTAAAGAATATACAAGAAATGCATGCTTAGTCGACAAATGAAACAAAGATATATAGTTCGATGGCAGTTGGCAAATGTACGCCCAAGGTCATCTGACGAACCAGTGCAGAATTCAGAATTTAGAATTCAGAAACTGCTCACAATGTCTGACGAAACTGAATGGTATTTTCAGTATTCAGAATTCAGAGTGCAGGGATCCTATCTTCCTGACATGTTCTGTTCCAGCATTCTAACTGCTGATGAAAACTTGGTTCAAGATATCTTCCTAATATTTATTGATCTATAATTTCATAGTAGACCATAATGCTATTTTAGTTTTCTACTAGTGTTCCAACTATGTTGTGTGCATTCTGAATTAAGTGACAAGGGCAATGATGTCTATCAGAATATGCTAAAATCCATCAAATATTAGTGTAACAAGCTGCCGTTGAAGAATCAGGTTCCGCCGGAGGAGGCTGGTGAGGTAGCTCCGCCAAATCCACCCATGCCGTTTTGCTCCGGCGGCAAACTCCTCTGCTCTGCAGCAGATCGCCCtggacccgcgccgccgcttccttCCGCAACGGagccctctgctccgccgccgccgcagctcccgcATGGGCCTTCCGAATCTGTGCCGCCGGTTCCTTCCACGCTGATGTCGATGAGGTCCCCTTCCGCCAGGATGCTTGAGCCGCTTTCCGCCTCCGGGTTTCATCTACCTTGAGCAGCTCacaagtcgccgccgccgcatccttcTGTGGCCGCAACATCTCGCCGTCAACAACTAGGATTTGGGGGCGGGATTGAGGACGGGGGTGGGGTATATGGAGTTGGACTTGGGGGCAAAGGCGCGAAGCTTTGCCACCAAACGGATCCGCGCGCGCGCACCggatcccgccgccggcctcgagcAACGGCGCGTCCTACAACGGTGCCCAGCCGTCGACATCCTGGGGGAACGGGGAAGAAGCCGTAGACGAGGGAAGCGCCGgctgctctctctctccgtcTTGAAGGCTCTCAGCGAAGACGTATTTTGCTCCTCCCGACGCAAATCGACGACCTCGTCGATCCGTTGTACTTGCCCTAAATGCTACCGCGGTCCACCAGCCCACCgagcacctagtttcgtaatcAGTAAACTATTGCTCCCTACTTCTACACGCAAAATCGAATCATTCTCTTTCCGCACAcataatattttattttctttactgAACTCATTCGGGATTGTTGGGAAACAGGGATCAGTAATATTTGGGTGCGGATGTGAAATTAAAACCAAAATTGCGGCGTCCACAGGcttttttccttcctttttttcatttcgtTTTTTATTCAATAATTTTTGTGTTATATCATTTTTGTATGTGTGTATATTGTGGACAAGTTATACATAAAATTCTCCAAACAACATtcataaaagataaaagttgtaacCTATAAGTTGTTCATACCATGAAAGTGGTGGCACAAAATTATCGAATAAAGAAATTATTAGAAAGAGAAGTATAAGTTGTGTATATAAGTTACAACTTTTTCAAAAATGAAAAAGTTTTGGAAAGTTTTCTTATCCCGCATTTTTTTACTTTTGGAAATttataatttgtaaatataagtTTTTAGTATAACTTTTGCGCGCCTTCAGTGGAGAATAAACTatcatcataattttttatgatAGATATAACTTTTACGTATAACTTTTTTCTAGCAACTTGAGGAATAATTTCTTAATATAACTTTCACGATACATATAAATTTTTAGCATAACTTTTACGATCTATACAATTTTAATGCATAGATTTTTTTCCAAATACTTATGGAGCATAATTTTTTAGCATAACTTGTAGAATGTTGTCTTTATCagggagattcctcttacaaaaATTCTTTTACACAAGTTCATCATTCAACTTTTTACGTACGAAATTCATCATACAACTTTTGAGTACAACTCTTAGTATACTTTTTAGATAACTTTTCACACAATTTTGATTTGTCGAGATAAATTTTTCAACACAACTTCTATGAAGATGTAATTAGGAAAACTTATCAGATAACTTTTTATGTACAAGTTTGTCATACAATTTCTAAGCACAATGCTTGATATAAATTTTAGTAGATTTTTTTCTAAAGACTTTGTCAAGAGAATTTCTCTAGATAAATACATAGTAGAAAGTAAAAAAGTTAAAACCTGAAAAAAGGAATAATAAATAGTAGAAAGTAAAAAGTTAAAACCTGAAAAAGAATAAATAATAAACGCTGCCATTACGGAACACAgggaagaaaaatagaaaagaaaaaaaagagaaaggaaatcgATACCTACCTCCCGCCTggctgtctttttttttttttgaagtctcCCGCCTGGCTGTCACGTGGCCACGTGGGTGGACACTCGCTGGCTGTTCACGTGGGTGGGCACTCGCTGGATGTTCCGTCACGCGCCACGAAGCACGTGCAAAGGAAACTGTGCGGGAGGAAAACTGGAGCCGGAATCCAAAAAAGGAACAAACGTGTCGACGCGGAAACCGAAAAAGAAGGGGAAATTTGTGTGTGGGACACTGCCAAAAAATGGATTTTTACCAAGCACACTACCAATACCGATTTTGTTCCTCACACACCATGAAAAAGTGGCTTGGTGTGCAGCACACCGCACCGAATAATGTAAATGTTTGTAGCTCAGATAAAAGGCGAAAAGACCATATTGCCCTCAGCAGGCCCAAGCTGCGTGCCGGTCTGCTCGCCTGCCCATTCCGCCgtggctcgccgccgtccccttGCCCGCCTGCACGGCCGCGGCTCGCCGTTGCTTGCCTGTGCCGCCGCGGCTCACAGGCCAGGCACAAGAAACACCTGCCAccggccgctgctgctgctggccgacGCCGGCCATGGACTTCGACGaccacgacgacggcgacgagatGGCGCCGATGCCCGTGAGCTCCAGCTACGAGACTCTTCGCGCGAGAGTGCTGAGCAGTGCCGGGGAGCACCGCCACCGGGCGCGAGGGAGCTCAACCGCCGCCTTGGGTCACTGCACGTGGAGAGCTCGGCGGCCACGAGTAAGCGCCGTCGCGGCTGGGCCTGGGGAGCTTCACTGCCGGGTACGTTCGCGGGCAGTGCTGGAGACGGATGCGAGCTCGACGCGGAGGTGTTGGGAGGCGGGTGGTGCTGGAGGTGGAGCCGAGCTCGGCGCGGAGGTGCTGGAGGCCGATTCGGCGGAGGAATCGTTCGAttcgccggcgagcagcgattcaagctccctccccctccgcgCGGGGCCTCACTGCGcgtcctcgccgcgctcccCTGGCTGAATTGAgtccgcgcccgcgcgcgctcgagctcggcggcgacggcggccggacCAGCAGAGCGCGCGCGGGGGCCctgcctcgagctcggccggcggatggccgagcgcgcgcggatggccggcggcgcctcgcTCCCCTCCTCTCCATCCTCAACGGGCGCGGGGGGCCGAGCGCGAGCTGCGCGGTGGAGCAGGGGAGCTCCAGCTCGCGGCTGCCGGTCCCTCGCGGCGGGGTCTCGTAGCTGGAGCTCCCGTGCCCCGGCCTCCGCGCGCGCCGGGTcaaggggcggcagcggcgcgggctagcggcggcgcggactggtgtcgaggggcggcggctcgggctagcggcggcggtcgaCGTGTTGGAGCGGGCGCGGGGGAGTGCCGGCGGTGGCCTCTCGGAGGGGGAGaagatgacatgtgggcccgagGGTAAAATGGTCTTTTTACACCTTTACTCAGCTAAAAATGATTAATATACTTGGCGTggtgtgttggagacaaaaTTGCAATTTCACGATGTGTTGGAGACAAATTCAGCTTTCAGGATGTGCCTCACACAAAACCACTATTTCAGAGTGTCCTGCACACAAATTtcccaaaaagaaaaggagggaccGTCTGAAATCGCGCGCGGTTATCCGTCCTAGCGCGCGCTAAATAGTGTCGCCCAAGATAGATAAGTCATCCATCATTAAAGTCCACTTTAACTTAATTATATGCTGCAAATACATTCAGCATTTTTGATAAATATGTTCAACATTTAGCTTTCAAAATATTGAAActgtaaaaataaaatattaaaattgGAAAtgtaaaatattaaaaatactaAAATAACTAAAATAAAAATGTTAAACATTTATTCTCTGCCAGCTATGTGTTTCTTCTCCAGCGATGGCGtacgcgggcgcggcggcgcgcgacggtggcggcggcagcagcactgtgcagcggcggcggcgcgcggcgacagcagcaagcagcagcgTGCAGCGACACGCGACAGCACACGCGGCGGCACCAGCGGCAGCCAGCGGCAACAAGCAGCAGCCCGCCGCATGCGGCGCGCAGGCGGACATGCAGGCTAGGGCGGCGGCACCGCAGGGTGATGAAGGGGACGGAAGGAGGAAGAAATATTAGGGTTGAGGAGATCTAACAAATGAGATGGTTtgtacgaatctcaaacactggaaggTGGGTAAGAAAAAATTATCTGGAAGATATAAATGATTAACGTAAGGAAACTCGAGGAGAAAGGAAAGAGAAGCCCACAAGAGTGAAGTGAACTGTGAGATCTTTCATGAGAATTATCTGAGCTTAGCTGGCCTAATAAGGCCCATTTTGAGTGTGAGATCAAGTTCCCCTACGGGAAGGCCGTTTCAACCCGAAATGTTAGGGTCACACGTGTGACCGGCAGTCAAATCATTACGCAAGatttaataatttttttatattctagaacaattttttttggaacaaaATTTTTTATATTGTTGGAACAACTGGAAATCATTCTGAAAAAATGTTTCGAAACAAATTTATCTGAATTATACATGTAGACCAATTTATTGGGCCAGTTTAAACATGAAATCTAGAGTGTGGAACCTTAGTGTGCTGCAGGGGGTCACACGGCGTCAGCGCTATGGATCGCGCGCTGCAAAAAGCAAAACTATCGCCTGAAGGATGTGATGTTCTTTTGGACTAATTTTTTATTGGACcctgttggattgatctccaccagttggcccaacgccaactgggcccttgactcgcgtcctgatcggggacgcccagcccaacacGGCTAGTGGGCCCCCATCGCGCAGTGCCATATAAAAGAGAGAGGTGGGGTTGGTGGCTTGTTACACGAGGTTCGCCGCTGCCCAGTTTCCCCACCGAACCCTAGTCGCAATCCGATCAGCGAGGGGCTGAAGCGATGGAATGCGCCACTAGCGTCAGCCACTGCACCACGCCGGCATCAGCTCTACCGGCGCGCTATCGCCATCTGGGAGTCGGCGTCACTGCATCGCCAACCCTAACAGCGGCGCCATGGATCACAGCAAGTGTGACGGGTTTTGTCCAAAGGAAAGTGAGTTTTCcgtttgatctactccaagtcGATCTGTATGTTCTAACAGACCCAACAACTATTGTTTGGTTCAGTCCATTTGGACCACATATCTTCCTTCCCACCACACACTTCTTTATTCCATTTACATGCAAAGCTGTTTGACTAGCTAGCTACATGCTGCATTTACATACATACAACGGATgcacctttctttcttttttgtttgtttttaattTGGTTTTTTCTTTTGTACTGATTTCTTTCCTATCATTTTTACTGTTTTATTTTGCAATGCTCCATtagatattttttatttatttgtttgcaatgttaaattatttgttcactTTTATAGATTAAATTTTTCCGTGATGTTGATTCATTTGTTCGcagtatttattttttattatttatcccATACATCTAAAAGTTCGTGATAagtaatattttgttcgttgcACATTACTATTTGTTCGTAATGTTTAATCATTTTGTTCGCAGAAAATAATTATTGTTCGCGttcttaaaatatttgttcctagtaaataaaattaattatttattattaaaaatattttagaaaaatatcgTGACCTTTTTTATATACATGCGCAAAACCTCTCTTCTATTTTGCTGACAACATGCTTGCACCTATTTTTGTTCGTGATGTTCAAATTTTGTTCGCAGTGTATAATTATTTGTTTGTTGgatttaatattttgtttgcAAAGAAATATGTATTTGTTCGCAACAGTACATACGTTCGAGATTTcttaaaaaatatttgaaaactaAAATTCTCTAAATATAGTTAAGTATGGCGTTGTTTTGAAGATTTTGACGTAACAAATACAATGATGCAAttgaaatttaatttggatatcCATTCAgaaatttatgatttttttttgcttcaaaCTTGTTTACACATGGATgatgttattattttattttttatgtatgTATGCACATGTCCTTCTCTCTCCGTGGGTGTAAACAATTAGATTTAATGGGTTTTTTTAGAAGGAAAATATATTGATCTTAGCGCATTACACCGGCCCTTTCACAAATAGGACcccaaagaaaaggaaaattacaaagaagtccaaaactcctgttcatcttcctcgaaGCCTTCAAAGATTCGTTTGTcaccgccgccgaagccgctTCCCAATCGTCGTCGGACACCAGAGCCAAACTCCACAAGGTGGAGGCCGCAGAGGAGGGATTATTTCTAGGCGAATCAGCCGAGTACACTGCCTCTCAGACGCATCGGCCAACTCTCGTATCCACGACGCATCCTTCGATTCCACCGCCGGCAACCCGAGCAAAGCTCAGATTTTCACCAAAGATCATCTTCCTCGAGATTAACAGGGTCAACAACATCATCACCTGAAGAAGACGACGATGCGCCGGCCCTCGACTCCTGGACAGGTCTCCCCAGCCTCTCCGTTGACGTCGGAGTAGATCGCCATCAGAGAACAGAAGAGGCTGGGAGAAATTattccgctgcgccgccgtcgcctccgcaTCGCCGGCGTCGCCAGGAAAAGCAAGCCGCAGAGGAGCCACACTCCTCCTGCAAAACCTAACTCCACCGCCGAACATCGACGGCGAGCAAACCCTAGACCTAGGTGGACTCAACTAAAACCCTACGAAAACAGGCAATCTGTTGAAGAGACGGACCCCGTTCCTCGTCACCACCGGCAGCGAGGCCGGAGGCGAGGGAACGGGCcccgcaagcggcggcggcggcggcggcggcgtctcctTTCTTTCGCGAGAGGTCAAGGGCGGCACCTTATGTGTGACGTACTATGAAGT
This window contains:
- the LOC120679269 gene encoding O-fucosyltransferase 31-like, which gives rise to MRRASPSPSPARGPAVFAAAFVVFLPALFPGMLTPLGHAFPSLFSEWNAPKPMHPSLLNEALRWAIPAEQKRELWSPLPYQGWKPCLKSSISHALPLEPSGYIQVFLDGGLNQQRMGICDAVAVAKILNATLVIPHLEVNPVWKDSSSFEEIFDVDHFINSLKDDVSIIRVLPKEFSWSTREYYGTGIRATRIKTAPLHASANWYLENVSPILQSYGIAAIAPFSHRLAFDDLPADLQRLRCKVNFQALVFRPNIISLGETLVKRLRSPVQGHSDESIHQVVEQRTNQDGKYAVLHLRFDKDMAAHSSCDFGGGRTEKLALAKYRQVIWQGRVLNSQLTDEELRNTGRCPLTPEEIGLLLVALGFDSRTRLYLASHKVYGGEARISSLRKLFPLMEDKRGLASEGELTDVEGKASVLAALDYYISMHSDIFISASPGNMHNALLAHRTYENLKTIRPNMALLGRIFVNKSMEWSEFQHAVQAGHKGRYGQIRLRKPKQSIYTYPAPDCMCQG